From Eptesicus fuscus isolate TK198812 chromosome 13, DD_ASM_mEF_20220401, whole genome shotgun sequence, the proteins below share one genomic window:
- the LMO2 gene encoding rhombotin-2, with amino-acid sequence MEGSAVTVLERGGASSPPERPGQKRRRSGGARAPEGVRVPAAGQHRATKGAPPPPGTPPPSSPMSSAIERKSLDPSEEPVDEVLQIPPSLLTCGGCQQNIGDRYFLKAIDQYWHEDCLSCDLCGCRLGEVGRRLYYKLGRKLCRRDYLRLFGQDGLCAACDKRIRAYEMTMRVKDKVYHLECFKCAACQKHFCVGDRYLLINSDIVCEQDIYEWTKINGMI; translated from the exons ATGGAAG GGAGCGCGGTGACTGTCCTTGAGCGCGGAGGGGCGAGCTCGCCGCCGGAGCGCCCCGGCCAGAAGAGGCGCAGGAGCGGCGGCGCCCGAGCACCCGAGGGGGTCCGAGTCCCGGCCGCCGGCCAGCACCGAGCCACAAAGGGAGCGCCCCCGCCGCCTGGCacgccacctccctcctccccaatgTCCTCGGCCATCGAGAGGAAGAGCCTGGACCCGTCTGA GGAGCCCGTGGATGAGGTGCTGCAGATCCCGCCGTCCCTGCTGACATGCGGAGGCTGCCAGCAGAACATCGGGGACCGCTACTTCCTGAAGGCCATCGACCAGTACTGGCACGAGGACTGCCTCAGCTGTGACCTCTGCGGGTGCCGGCTGGGCGAGGTGGGGCGGCGCCTCTACTACAAGCTGGGCCGCAAGCTCTGCCGGAGGGACTATCTCAG gcttttTGGCCAAGATGGTCTCTGTGCCGCCTGTGACAAGCGGATCCGTGCCTATGAGATGACGATGCGGGTGAAAGACAAGGTGTATCACCTGGAGTGTTTCAAATGTGCCGCCTGCCAGAAGCATTTCTGCGTGGGCGACAGATACCTGCTCATCAACTCCGACATAGTGTGCGAGCAGGACATCTACGAGTGGACTAAGATCAATGGCATGATCTAG